A single genomic interval of Gemmatimonadaceae bacterium harbors:
- a CDS encoding cytochrome b/b6 domain-containing protein — protein sequence MTPRHHWIVRVTHWVNAVALTIMVTSGLRIFNAYPAFARKGESFCCYPFEGKAIPAWLTFGGWLAGARHWHFAAMWLLVVNGLVYLGFIYLHGEWRDLVPRRRQLRDAWEMLRFYLFVRPDHPRQGKHNALQRGTYFALPVFGALAVVSGIAIWKPVELAWLTNLLGGYVWARYWHFLAMLAIVVLSFAHIFMVFAVDPYSLRGMITGNYDEARSPEARNARPLWWRRPAPGRAASARPEGP from the coding sequence ATGACCCCACGCCATCACTGGATCGTTCGGGTCACCCACTGGGTGAACGCCGTAGCGCTCACGATCATGGTCACCAGCGGCCTGCGCATCTTCAACGCCTATCCGGCGTTCGCGCGCAAGGGCGAGTCGTTCTGCTGCTACCCGTTCGAGGGCAAGGCCATCCCCGCGTGGCTGACGTTTGGCGGCTGGCTGGCCGGTGCCCGCCACTGGCACTTCGCGGCGATGTGGCTGCTCGTCGTCAACGGGCTCGTCTATCTGGGCTTCATCTACCTGCACGGGGAATGGCGCGATCTCGTACCGCGGCGTCGGCAACTGCGCGACGCGTGGGAGATGCTCAGGTTCTACCTATTCGTGCGGCCGGACCATCCGCGCCAGGGCAAGCACAATGCGCTCCAGCGTGGAACGTATTTCGCGCTTCCGGTGTTCGGGGCACTCGCCGTGGTGTCGGGCATCGCCATCTGGAAGCCCGTGGAGCTGGCCTGGCTCACGAACCTGTTGGGTGGCTACGTGTGGGCCCGCTACTGGCACTTTCTCGCCATGCTGGCGATCGTCGTGCTATCGTTCGCCCACATCTTCATGGTGTTCGCGGTGGATCCCTATTCGTTGCGCGGGATGATCACCGGCAACTACGACGAGGCGCGGTCGCCGGAAGCCCGGAACGCGAGGCCACTGTGGTGGAGGCGCCCAGCGCCGGGACGCGCTGCGTCCGCCAGGCCGGAGGGGCCATGA
- a CDS encoding molybdopterin-dependent oxidoreductase, protein MSMDRRRFLALSGASLTAAFLAACDSQGPDRAQPLLAFAERKNEGAERFLFRHTSMDHAPRGAATAGVAFPQYFVSDTVPVWNTAARGPWTLQVTGLVDHPFTLTLEDLLRMPSITQRVNHYCVEGWTAVADWTGTRVSDLARLAGVHPAAQYVDFASFDDGYHESWDLASAMHPQTLIAYGMDGKLLAPGHGAPARVHSPIKLGYKNTKYLVRVQFMAQRNGGYWSDQGYEWYGGT, encoded by the coding sequence ATGAGCATGGACCGTCGTCGGTTTCTCGCGCTCTCGGGTGCGTCGCTCACGGCGGCCTTTCTGGCCGCCTGCGACTCGCAAGGACCTGACCGTGCTCAGCCCCTGCTCGCGTTCGCGGAACGAAAGAACGAGGGCGCGGAGCGATTCCTGTTCCGCCACACGTCCATGGACCACGCGCCGCGCGGCGCGGCGACCGCGGGCGTTGCCTTCCCACAGTACTTCGTCTCTGACACCGTGCCGGTGTGGAACACCGCCGCCCGTGGTCCGTGGACCCTCCAGGTCACGGGGCTCGTCGATCACCCGTTCACGCTCACCCTCGAAGACCTTCTCCGTATGCCGAGTATCACGCAGCGCGTGAACCATTATTGCGTGGAAGGCTGGACGGCGGTGGCCGACTGGACCGGGACGCGGGTCTCCGATCTGGCCAGGCTCGCGGGCGTGCACCCCGCGGCGCAGTACGTGGACTTCGCGTCGTTCGACGACGGCTACCACGAGAGCTGGGATCTGGCCAGCGCCATGCACCCCCAGACGCTCATCGCATACGGCATGGACGGCAAGCTGCTCGCACCCGGCCACGGCGCGCCGGCGCGCGTCCATTCGCCGATCAAGCTCGGCTACAAGAACACCAAGTACTTGGTGCGCGTCCAATTCATGGCCCAGCGCAACGGCGGCTACTGGAGCGACCAGGGCTACGAGTGGTACGGCGGTACTTAA